The segment ttgaaatgtttccagCTTCAATTACCACTGCCTCATAAAAGGTACATTATTCTAGGTTTTTAATCTACCCAAGGCAGTGTGGAATCTGCTGCAAACAACACACCATCAAAAGGCACACATTTATATACTTTCACTTACATTCTTACACTAATTTGATTAAGAAGTGCCAAGTACACCTCACTATTAAGAAAAGCTATATAAAGCTTTGTGGTTACCTATGGGAAAAGTGGATAAAGCCAGCATAAAAGCTTAATTTTGCTTAAACTTGAAGCCATTCAAGTTTTCATTATGGAATCAAAACAGGTGCACACAACTTGCTGACAGAATTCAAAACTAACCTAGTTTAGCTATTCCAATGTTCTGGTGCTTGACAGAAGACCTGTGCAACTGTGCTTTAAGTAAATTTATctgacttctgaaaaacaaaaaggataCAGAAGGACCTGAggaaacttcagaaataatttaggtgaaaaccaaaaatcttcGCTTCATGAGATTTTGATGGtatgaatttcattaaaaaactcCCTTAACTTCTCAGTTTGTTCATAAACTCACCAATTGCcatgaatatttcatttacGTTCATAGATGTTTTGGCAGACGTCTCCATGAACAATAAGCTGTTATCATCTGCATAAGCCTGTGCTTCCTGGAAGTTAAAATAAGAATGTATTACttcatttataaaattaatcatCATACCATCATTACACATTGTACTTTTATTGCTACTAAGGAATAATTTCTATACTACCTTGTTTAAATACTCATGTGACAATGTGTTATTCATCGGCTATGAAGAAACTATGATTCCAATTCCAAACAGTTAAACATTTAGAAATGCAATCTTAAAAATTCTTACTCATCTTAAAAATATCCAGATGGAAAATTCTCAGGCAAAACTaaaccataaataaaaatatctattaaaaatacaagctTGATCTAGCTGTGacaacaagggaaaaaaaaaagctccagaAAGTGTCATCAAGTGTCAGAAAGTTTATTATTACCCTGTTAAGAAGGCAGTTTGTGAAATAGTTTGAAACTTCCAACCACTGGACAGACTGATCAGAACAGTTTCATTAGCCTGACAGAAATTCACAATTATGAAACAAATAAGCAATACTGAATATCTTGCCATGTTATCTTCCTTTTCAGTCtaaaaaaagtgtttagaaAAAGCTTTCTATTCCTGCCACTTCCTGTTGGCTAATTCAGCTGAGAATACCCAGCATCTTACGATTATGTAACTGTCTTTGCGTTCAACAGGAAACCTGCAAAGTGCCAAACTACAGAATACCTATGACGAAAAAAATCTACAGCATTATACAGTCAAGCGACATCTCCTAAGAACTATGTAATTATATCTGAAATAAGACATTAACAAATATCTAGAAGTCTAAAGAGTGCTTTGCGGTGAGAAACAATGGTCAAACCTGTAAGGAGCCCATAAATCCACATTaacaaaaaatcccagaaaaatattaagatttaaTTACAGAAGTAGAACTATCTTTACTGGGTTTTGTACAGTTAcaatttgattaatttttttttttactgcatacACATATGAATTTTTTGTTAAATACCACAATTTcccacaaaacacagaagtctCCTGTCACACAGCTTTACGCTATGATTGACATGGaagtataaaattaaaaagcagttgcTGAATTCTGGCAGAAAAATACCTAAAACACTGCTAATTTTCATAGTTCAACTCCTATAGTTAAAAAAGAATTCATTACTACACACAGTGGTATATCACACAGAGACATCAAATGCAGATTAAAATGCTAAGAGAATTAATGACTAATAAATATGGTCATAATTCAAATTTAATTAATCATGAATGGACTAGAACCATCTGCAGTaagttttatttggtttgggaGCTATTTCTGATGACTTGGTTAAACTTTTTAGAACATAAAATACAGCAGTAAGAGCACAGATATATccactaaacaaaaaaaaaaatgccacgGAAAGCACAATTCAAACTTGAACACTACCTCAACAGTATAGCCTATGCAAGTTAAGCACATCAATCAGCTTTGTATCATAACCACATTTCTCCTGCTGAGAAGTCACAGAGAATGGTTTACACTGAGAATTACTGCTATCTCATCCATTCAAACTCTAGTTATTGGTAATTTTGAGTAGAAGACAGGAAAAGGTCAcatcaaagaacagaaattcaaTTAGCCTTAACAAATATGCAAACAAAGTAGTTATCCCTCCAAGTCCAACTTAATTATCCAAAAAAGTTTATTGCTACATACCACTTACATAGAAACACGTTTCAGTAGCATGCATAATTTATTTAGTCTCAGCTGatgtttatgtttatatttaagaGTATGACTTGCAGGTccgacacaaaaaaaccctgagactaaccctatagcttgggaaccaagagcAAGAGgggaagagacaaagaaatggctatagaacatgttctaacctgtcacagtaagacaaggctcaacttgatCATTCCACTCAGCACGAGCGGACACGttttcaaatatagacattttcttaccctcagttgGAAAACGTCgatgtgcaagagtgaacaggCAAGTCAACATCAAGTTtcctgtgaaactgaagaaatccacaatggaaacttttcaattattgactgaggcttacagtgaagagatcccaaaaGATCAAGGCCATGCTCAAAGAAGCCTACTTTTTGTTGATAGAATATGTGAACGCAAAACCAATGTAGATCTTAGACAGCCTTTCAAAAATcatctgtggaattgctttgaaagcTTATAGCACcaaatgcagctgtgtgtcaactcagacTAGAACTATTTTGAAAGTGATTgtacctgattttttttaatttgttaaataaagagaGTTACGGGcacattgtcttttttttgtgttggaccttgtaTAACAACTAGCTAGGCTTTGCATATAAGTTCCTCCTAGGTTTATTTACTTTGTATTCCAAAAGAATGCCACTTCTAATAAACAGAAGTAATGTACATACCTGGAAATCCACAGCTCTTTTGTTCGCTAGATCAGCTTTGTTTCCTGCTAAAGCTATTACAATGTTAGGACTTGCTTGTCGTTGAAGTTCTTTGACCCAATTTTTTGCTCTGGCAAAGGACTCCTGTTAATGATTGCAAAATGATGCAACTGAATTTTATCATCCTTTTGTACTCAGCTATTATCCCAATCTCTGCTATCTATACTTCAAGCAAAAGCCAATGCAAGGTTGCTACCTTTGTCCAAATTGACACTTTGTCAATTGAGATTTTGAAACTaaacagagcttttaaaatgaaacattactACCTTAGTTCTCAAATATGCTTAGCTGGGTTAATGCCGAAAACATAAGTAAAGATAGGAAGATGTTTATGTAGACAGAGCAAGGAAAGAAGTGGTTGAGAGAGTGGgaattttgatttcttctgtaGAAGATTCAAGTTTAAGAACAGCTATACAAAAAGTGTCTCAAAACTGTTCATTTGGGTACAAAGTACCATTATATTCACTAAGGTGGAGggtttatgtgtttttttcaggcttttggATTTTAAACCTCAttttaccaaaagaaaaaaaaaaagtgaagcttATCTGATTTaagttcaaataaaaagaaattaaatacctTTAAGTTTTGGTTTCAAGAGCATGCCAATCCTTACCCGTAACTTGCAATAATACACTATCAGAAATAAACTGGCACCATCAATGTGGTGAGATTAACAGCTAAATTCTGGTAAACTGATTTAAAGGTGAGTTTGAAACAGTTCTACAACgtaatttcctttctctctcttttaaaatCCCATAGAAACGATCTTTTGGCAAGAGGTTTACacacatattttaatattacataGTCCCAATTACAAAAAGAGCAGCCTTATCCAGTGAAAGATGTCCTAGACCATGGCAGAGGAGGCTGTACTAGAAGACCTTTGAAGATCCTTTCCAATctcaaccattctatgattctatgaaatgattAATTGATTCACACcagacagtgagaaaaaaataaagaaacataatGCAAAACCGCGAGCTTCCAAATCACCCTTGCACCTCCTTAGTATAGTACTTACCTCGTTTGTAATGTCGTATACCACTATAGCTGCTTGTGCTCCTCTGTAATACATAGGTGCTAAACTGTGGTACCGTTCTTGCCCAGCTGTATCCCAAATTTCAAATTTTACTGTTGTATCGTCGAGACATACAGTCTGGGTTAAAAAAGCAGCTACAAAAAAGACAGAGGTGCTGAAACCAGAGGTCTGCTTATATCTctacattaatataaaattatgtaGACAGAGATGCAAATATGATTTCCTTAAAACAATACAAGCCTATTATTAAAATATGGCAGGTTTGAAGCAACCATTATCTGATAGACTCTGATCAACACAGAATAGTTATTTAAATAACCAGTCTTTCCTCAagttaaagacagaagaaagtaaTAACAGGAAAGAATTCCCATTACATTTTTTATAACAGTGAATCTGACTAAGCACAGGTCTTCTCAAGTCTTCTAGACACATTTCATCCTGCTTCAACACTGTCGAGTACCAGTAACAGCATCCCACCAGGATAAAATCAAACAGTTCAGATATTTACAGTTCTACACATTTACATTACTCGAATACTATCTTAAAACCTTGATTTTCAGCTCCTGACAACTCCACATTAGTTAAAGGGTATGAAAAAGAATCACTTTGCAAACATTCTCGTTCTCAAAGCAGTCATATTTTTGACTTTCCAACTGatcaagaaataatttcagcatAATTTTGAcagcctgcagctccagggaaaCTTGCATGTGTTGCCACTACAGCTGAATATATGACCATAAATAATGCTCTTCTAACTACAGAAGACTTTTCCAAGTCTTCAAACAGTTGCTCctagtaaatattttccattcagTTTAACGTATATGGAGCAGAGTACCCACTTAATATAGAAACTTATATTACAAAACTAAGCTAGAACGTCAGgatttcttggggaaaaaacacaaggaaaagcaagatTTCCTTCAACTGGATTCTCTGAGCCCTCTAAGTTTTAACTCAGGCATTTGTTCTACCCttgcttttcaaatttaaaaaaacccacatgggTATTACAGTGGTCTGATGAGTTGTCTTGATTACCTGCTTTATAGCCACATTGTTTGCCCAGTTACAGAATACTTATACACCAGAAAATACAACAGTTCCAAGGATGTGGAAGAAAGTCTGAGCAATCCAACATAAGTGCTTGGACTTGTTTTTCCCATCACAACAGACATTTAGTAAAATACTATGAACTTGTTTGTCATtccttccacaaaaaaaaaaccccaaacaaaacaatccCTCCCTCCAAAATTTAAGACCTTCTGCTTGAGGAAGTACTAAGGGATATCTCCTGCTTGGCTGAACTGGGGACTCTCACAATTAAGCATACCGAGAGATTGTGGTTGATTTAAATGTCTGAAGAGGCATTGATCCATAACCCTTCCATATCTGGGATGTTGCCCCATCCCACATACTCCAAGACACTACAGCCTATGAATCATTCCAGAACTGCTGCAACTTTCAACTCAACTTATTACAGTAAACCAAAAGCAAGTCaatcttgctttttaaatgacaCTCTGAGCACCAGACAGAAGCTGACTAGCTATGTGGTCAGGTGTTACTGCTTCAAGGGTATTAGCATCCATCAGAGATGAGCAGGCAGGTTGGAGAAGGTAAAGGCCTTGATGTTTCAACATCAAATCACTGTAAATCTCTCTAAATACTGAAGATCCAAGCACTAGTAAAATGTGCTCCTCTCGGTAGCTTCCTAAGCAGCCCagaaccaaaatgaaaataaaaagtacattCTGCATCAGACTAAAGGTTTCTTCCTCAGAATCAGCTCAACTATATTTTTCCAAGGCAAGACAAGATGTTAAACAAGTGGAATATGAAGTTCCTGCAGAATTTCTCCTCAACAAAAGAATGTACCTACACTCCATAAACAAAGTGGAGTTACTCaagaacagaattaaattaaGGGTTTTATTCTGTGACATCCTCGTTTTTGTTGAAAGGAATATTTAAACCACCATGAAATGCCAGTTAATTTCTGCATACAAGGTAACATTCTTCCATCTTTCAAGGCCATAGCAAATTGAAAATTAATCGGATGTTCTAATTATCTGAAGGCGTATCATCCTTAGCAGCCATACTTTTGATTTAAGCAAATAAGAGGCATTGCTACACTAGTTTGAAGTAGCAAAGTCTAGTTCTCAAAACCACCACCATCATCCCACACGTCTGCCTTTAAATGCACTCTTTCAGAGGGTTTTATTCAGATTCACAATGCACATAAGGTCTTTGTTAAAAGACCCTTCTgtacatgaagaaaattatgCCTTAGGCAACTACAAGCTACAGAGTTAAGACAGCTTTCTCTATAGAAAACTTTTCCCGCAACCCAACATTGCTATATTTACTATCTCCCAGCTATATTATATGGcatttccttgtttttattatatatacAGGAAGTGCAAGTTAATACAGAGATTATGCTAAAGtatatataaagtatataaGAACTTGAACTTAAGATCTTGTTTAACCTCTGTGCAGATTTTAAAGTGCAACAGGCTTTGGGTTATCCCTAGTTCTATCCAGATgctaaaataaggaaaaaaaacaaaaaaggaggtTAAATGAATTGGAGATCACTGAAACTGAATAATAAATTTCACATAATTTTAAGactggttatttttaaataaaacccatgCTGATATATTATCATATAGCTGTATGAGAATATAGAAACTTTACATACTAACTTATCCTAAAGCCAttataaaacacacaaaaccaaaaatcaagCATTAGAAAGACTGTTGGAGGAGAAAAGAGTGGTTCTCCATTTATACTGACAGatatacaaaataaatgcatttaacaGCTATAAATAGGGTAAAAAATGATGCAATGAAATTCAgctggtatttatttttgtatgctttgtaggtttttttacatttcaactGTTCAAGTGTGAAGACACATACAGCCTGAAATGGCTtcacaaaaatattacaatgaAACAGACTGATTCATGCAAACAGCAACAGGACTACTAGAGAATATTTATCAAATCATAAAATCCGTGTTTTGTTTAAGTCTGCATGTCTTTAGTCAGTTTTAGGGTAAGTTGAATTTATCCAAGGAGGAAAACAGCTCAAAGCACAAACAATTTAAACCAATAACATAACAGAAGAAATCCTCTGGGGGGGGTAGAGGGCAGATAAAATCTGTTCACAATTGAACACTTTT is part of the Cuculus canorus isolate bCucCan1 chromosome 2, bCucCan1.pri, whole genome shotgun sequence genome and harbors:
- the RAB5A gene encoding ras-related protein Rab-5A, whose product is MANRGATRPNGPNAANKICQFKLVLLGESAVGKSSLVLRFVKGQFHEFQESTIGAAFLTQTVCLDDTTVKFEIWDTAGQERYHSLAPMYYRGAQAAIVVYDITNEESFARAKNWVKELQRQASPNIVIALAGNKADLANKRAVDFQEAQAYADDNSLLFMETSAKTSMNVNEIFMAIAKKLPKNEPQNAGASSARGRGVDLTEPTQPPKSQCCSN